The following proteins come from a genomic window of Populus nigra chromosome 6, ddPopNigr1.1, whole genome shotgun sequence:
- the LOC133697785 gene encoding probable galacturonosyltransferase-like 9, which yields MVHFRLHSGVLLYTLVVLFPQLCLGIRSIPTRETNTGAVEVPNGFRFSEAPDYRNGRDCPVSTTNGRSVSSCDPSLVHIAMTLDSEYLRGSIAAVHSVLKHASCPESIFFHFVAAEFDPASPRVLTQLVRSTFPSLNFKVYIFREDTVINLISSSIRQALENPLNYARNYLGDMLDLCVDRVIYLDSDIVVVDDIHKLWNTALSGSRVIGAPEYCHANFTQYFTSVFWSDPVMSGTFSSARRKPCYFNTGVMVMDLVRWREGDYKRRIEKWMEIQKKTRIYELGSLPPFLLVFAGDVEAIDHRWNQHGLGGDNVRGSCRSLHPGPVSLLHWSGKGKPWVRLDAKKPCKLDHLWEPYDLYISNSKGYYYAHNDHQSMGFFTGSSYL from the coding sequence ATGGTTCATTTCCGGTTACACTCCGGCGTTTTACTCTACACCCTCGTTGTTCTTTTCCCTCAACTTTGCCTCGGGATTCGTTCCATACCGACGAGGGAGACGAATACCGGTGCAGTTGAGGTACCCAACGGTTTCCGGTTCTCTGAAGCGCCGGATTACCGGAACGGGAGAGACTGTCCTGTTTCAACAACCAATGGGCGCTCGGTTTCCTCCTGCGACCCTTCTTTAGTCCACATAGCCATGACTCTTGATTCTGAGTATCTACGTGGCTCAATCGCTGCCGTCCACTCGGTTCTCAAACACGCTTCCTGCCCAGAAAGCATCTTTTTCCACTTCGTTGCGGCAGAGTTCGACCCGGCAAGCCCGCGGGTCTTAACCCAATTGGTACGATCCACTTTCCCATCGTTGAATTTCAAGGTCTATATATTCCGAGAAGACACTGTAATCAATCTAATCTCTTCTTCAATCCGGCAAGCACTGGAAAACCCATTGAATTACGCAAGAAACTATCTTGGTGACATGTTGGATCTGTGCGTGGATCGGGTCATTTATCTGGACTCTGATATTGTGGTCGTCGACGACATACACAAGTTATGGAACACCGCGCTTAGCGGGTCTCGAGTGATCGGGGCACCCGAGTATTGCCATGCGAATTTCACCCAGTATTTCACTTCCGTGTTCTGGTCCGACCCGGTTATGTCTGGTACTTTTTCGTCGGCGAGGAGGAAGCCGTGTTACTTCAACACTGGGGTTATGGTGATGGATTTGGTGAGGTGGAGAGAAGGGGATTATAAGAGGAGGATAGAGAAGTGGATGGAGATTCAAAAAAAGACAAGGATTTATGAGTTGGGCTCATTGCCACCATTTTTGCTCGTGTTTGCAGGGGATGTTGAAGCGATAGACCATAGATGGAACCAGCATGGACTTGGTGGGGATAATGTGAGAGGGAGTTGCAGGTCATTGCATCCTGGTCCGGTCAGCTTGCTACATTGGAGTGGGAAAGGGAAGCCTTGGGTTAGACTTGATGCTAAAAAGCCATGCAAGCTTGATCATCTTTGGGAGCCGTACGATCTGTACATCAGTAATAGCAAGGGGTATTACTATGCTCACAATGACCACCAGTCCATGGGATTTTTTACAGGCTCTAGTTACTTGTGA
- the LOC133696862 gene encoding germin-like protein subfamily 1 member 1, with product MKKTSHSLLPSLLTLALLLGSTKADPHPLQDYCIADTSKPFYLNGAPCIDPKLAASSHFTTAALSKPGNTKATPYGFSVKVTNVTNLPGLNTMGLTMARVDLDPNGLVPLHSHPRASEVTICIRGSLLVGFVNTSNYVFTQLLRPGESFVFPRGLIHFLYNMETMDSAIAVSGLSSQSPGTQIAAVAAFTSKPSMPDEVLKKSFQISNQDVTRIRRNLGG from the coding sequence ATGAAAAAAACCAGCCATTCCTTGCTTCCCTCCCTCCTCACCCTAGCTCTCCTGCTGGGCTCTACGAAAGCAGACCCACACCCACTGCAAGATTATTGCATTGCCGATACATCTAAACCTTTTTACTTGAATGGTGCTCCCTGCATCGACCCAAAACTCGCAGCTTCTTCCCATTTCACCACCGCAGCTCTGTCCAAGCCAGGCAACACGAAAGCCACCCCTTACGGCTTCAGTGTCAAGGTCACCAACGTCACTAATCTGCCAGGGCTAAACACCATGGGCCTGACAATGGCCCGGGTCGACCTTGACCCAAATGGGCTCGTCCCCCTCCACTCCCATCCACGGGCCTCAGAGGTGACCATTTGCATCAGGGGTTCCCTCCTTGTGGGCTTTGTTAATACAAGTAATTATGTGTTCACGCAACTCTTAAGGCCTGGTGAATCCTTTGTGTTTCCAAGAGGTTTGATTCATTTTCTATATAACATGGAGACAATGGACTCAGCAATAGCTGTGTCTGGACTTAGCAGCCAGAGTCCAGGAACCCAAATAGCTGCTGTTGCTGCGTTCACATCAAAGCCCTCTATGCCTGACGAAGTTTTGAAGAAATCATTTCAGATTTCTAACCAAGATGTCACGAGAATTCGTAGAAATCTTGGaggataa